One window of the Armatimonadota bacterium genome contains the following:
- a CDS encoding PEP-CTERM sorting domain-containing protein (PEP-CTERM proteins occur, often in large numbers, in the proteomes of bacteria that also encode an exosortase, a predicted intramembrane cysteine proteinase. The presence of a PEP-CTERM domain at a protein's C-terminus predicts cleavage within the sorting domain, followed by covalent anchoring to some some component of the (usually Gram-negative) cell surface. Many PEP-CTERM proteins exhibit an unusual sequence composition that includes large numbers of potential glycosylation sites. Expression of one such protein has been shown restore the ability of a bacterium to form floc, a type of biofilm.): protein MMKRLLIVVLLFASLVFAQSANAYLIKVQCCSPTGTCGSVTGQMGGSEKAASFTPLGPEIVPEASYAIYKNNDPVNGALGHTLKFTTSPVAWYGTVIGRKGYSGSFDLRFFSTTTISKFAPGYWYLFKGIQPIHNGMVCANYGDLLDTGRFSIMESTWASSTFGAVLANGDQWTLTTSYGLPLIPEPSSILAMFAGLSGLVFCRIKLRIR from the coding sequence ATGATGAAAAGGTTATTGATTGTAGTGTTGCTTTTTGCTTCTTTGGTTTTTGCTCAAAGCGCAAACGCCTACCTGATTAAAGTGCAATGCTGTTCTCCTACTGGCACATGTGGCAGCGTGACAGGTCAGATGGGAGGCTCGGAGAAAGCTGCGTCTTTTACGCCACTTGGTCCAGAGATTGTGCCAGAGGCTAGCTATGCAATATATAAAAATAATGATCCTGTTAATGGCGCTCTTGGTCACACGCTGAAGTTCACCACTTCGCCTGTCGCCTGGTATGGCACTGTTATCGGGCGAAAGGGCTATAGCGGTTCATTCGATCTGCGCTTCTTCTCCACCACAACTATCAGCAAGTTTGCACCCGGTTATTGGTATCTTTTTAAAGGCATCCAGCCTATTCACAACGGTATGGTTTGTGCTAACTATGGCGACCTTTTGGACACCGGCAGATTTTCTATAATGGAATCAACATGGGCTAGTTCAACATTCGGAGCAGTACTAGCCAATGGTGACCAATGGACATTGACTACAAGTTATGGGCTTCCATTGATTCCAGAGCCATCTTCGATTCTTGCCATGTTTGCTGGCTTAAGTGGACTGGTTTTCTGCCGAATAAAGTTGCGCATTCGTTGA
- a CDS encoding arrestin family protein, translating to MEIKDDVFRIMRGSGPALELYLGRRVFTTGRQLSGVALFRVSKQINIRSLIISVTGCETAAGTLLPHGKSILFFSREVLLTGRDHPRFRHERVSRLWNEFLGRDTGRTLSAGEHLYPFSIPLPASLPPSYQGSAGKIDYTVTARLELLLGQGIQVSRDIPVVFVPRNRKSGPVALSNPSSDGTLQSGGLSINVEIMQRCVEPGKRVTGRFVIANPKRVNIKEVVVSLENCEWVRGTTRKEIGRQVVQSMTIEPENPNAGFVEGRFELYVPEGSSPTVEGMAISVLWFLKLYLNASHPLEFKAPITVYLPQ from the coding sequence ATGGAAATCAAAGACGACGTATTTCGAATAATGCGCGGCTCCGGCCCGGCTCTTGAGCTGTATTTGGGCAGGAGAGTTTTCACAACGGGCAGACAGCTTAGTGGTGTGGCGCTGTTTCGTGTATCCAAACAGATCAATATACGCTCTCTGATAATATCGGTAACCGGCTGCGAGACCGCTGCCGGCACATTGCTTCCGCATGGCAAATCCATATTGTTTTTCAGCAGAGAAGTGCTTCTTACGGGCCGAGATCACCCAAGGTTTCGTCACGAACGCGTATCCAGATTGTGGAATGAGTTTCTAGGCAGAGACACAGGACGGACTCTGAGCGCGGGCGAGCACCTGTATCCATTTTCAATTCCACTGCCCGCCTCACTGCCCCCAAGTTATCAGGGCAGTGCAGGTAAAATCGACTACACAGTCACGGCACGTTTGGAATTGCTCCTTGGTCAAGGAATCCAGGTGTCCAGAGATATACCCGTCGTGTTTGTACCACGCAACCGGAAGAGCGGCCCTGTGGCCTTGAGCAATCCGTCATCTGATGGGACGCTCCAGAGTGGCGGCCTCAGCATCAACGTTGAGATTATGCAGCGCTGCGTGGAGCCGGGCAAACGAGTGACGGGGCGTTTCGTGATAGCCAACCCGAAGCGTGTAAATATCAAAGAGGTGGTCGTGTCTCTGGAGAACTGCGAATGGGTGAGAGGCACAACGCGTAAGGAAATCGGGCGGCAAGTCGTGCAATCGATGACCATAGAGCCCGAAAATCCCAATGCCGGGTTTGTCGAGGGCAGGTTTGAACTCTACGTGCCTGAAGGCTCCTCGCCGACTGTAGAAGGTATGGCTATATCGGTTCTCTGGTTTCTGAAGCTCTACTTGAATGCATCACATCCTCTGGAGTTCAAAGCGCCAATTACAGTGTATCTTCCACAATAA
- a CDS encoding sigma-70 family RNA polymerase sigma factor, with amino-acid sequence MSDTDLVKQARAGDGGAFDRLVSIHQERVFALAYRILCNMEDAADVQQETFVRAWRFLHRFRGDAGFSTWLHRITVNLCLSRKRRIVPDFVPFDDDLIERSTGGRTQACADRVATAVVVRSAMAELPTNHRALIVLREIEERPFEEIAKILGCSVGSARARSCKARKLLRDRLEACLKEEE; translated from the coding sequence ATGTCGGACACAGACCTTGTGAAGCAAGCGCGGGCAGGCGATGGCGGGGCATTCGACCGTCTGGTGTCTATTCACCAGGAGAGGGTGTTTGCCCTGGCATACAGGATTTTGTGCAATATGGAAGATGCCGCGGATGTTCAGCAAGAGACATTCGTCAGGGCTTGGCGTTTTTTGCACAGGTTTCGCGGCGATGCAGGGTTCTCGACGTGGCTGCACAGGATTACTGTGAATTTGTGTCTGTCTAGAAAGAGACGAATTGTGCCCGACTTCGTGCCGTTCGATGATGATCTGATCGAGCGCTCTACCGGCGGCCGAACGCAGGCATGCGCTGATAGAGTGGCAACTGCAGTAGTGGTAAGAAGCGCAATGGCAGAGTTGCCGACAAATCACAGGGCGCTTATTGTCCTGCGAGAGATTGAAGAAAGACCGTTTGAAGAGATAGCAAAGATACTCGGCTGCTCTGTCGGAAGCGCGAGAGCACGCAGTTGCAAAGCAAGAAAGCTGCTCCGAGACAGGCTCGAAGCCTGTCTGAAGGAGGAAGAGTAA